Within the Desulfobacterales bacterium genome, the region TTTCCATTTCCGCGTCGCTGCACTCAAAAAACCGCCGGACAAACTGTTCCAGGGTGTTGTCGAATTTAAAGCTCATAATTTTCCCCAAAGAGTTTCTTATCCAGCTCCCTGGTTTTCTCATATTGGGCTTTGGAGCGTGTGAGCCGGGCAGTCAGCGCGTCAAAACCCTGTTCGCGTTCTTTTTCAGAAGATGAAGTTACCCAGATGTCATAGACCATGTCCGAAAAATCCTTTTCCTCCCGGATACGCCCCAGAATCATATCGATTTCGCCGATAACCATTTCAAACATATTAATTTTACGGTCGAGAATATCGAGAATATAATCCTCAATGCTCTCGGCAGCGCACAAATTATAAATCATCACTTCGTTCTGCTGCCCCAGGCGGTGGATTCTCCCGATCCGCTGTTCGATTTTCATGGGATTCCAGGGAAGGTCATAATTGATCATCTGGTGGCAGAACTGAAGATTCCGGCCTTCGCCGCCGATTTCGGTGGTCACGAGAATATCCTTTTCTTCCCGAAAACTTCTGATCTCTTCATCCTTTTGGCGGTTATCCATGCGCCCGTGAAAAACCGCATGGGGAATATCATTCCAGGACAAAAACGCCGACGTATGGTCCAGCGTGCCGAGATAGTTGACAAAAACGATCTTTTTCCCCTGGGTTGACCGGATCAGCTTGAGCAGCGCTTTATTTTTTTCAGTATCCCCCATGGTGCGGCACAGGGTGTGAATCGCCCGGATCTCCTGTTCGTGGTCCCATAAAAATTCCCTTCCCGCCAGCAGGCGCTGCAAGGTCAATTCCACTGCCAGGGGCGATGAGCCGGCTTCGGCCAGCAGATTTTTGAGCAACAGCTTGTTGCTGCTGCGGTCGGTTTCATTGATATGATGTACCAGGTTGGTAATGCGGGCATAAAGTGTCTTTTCATTTGCACCCGGTTTTATCCGCATGGTCTGGGCAAATCTGGGCGGAATATCGATCTTTGCCAGCGCCCGGGTATTTCGAATCATCACCTCTCCCAACAGTTCTTTCAGCCGGCCACGGTTTTGCGGTCCGGTGGGATCGCCTTTGGTCATAAATTCGTTACGGAAGGCAGAAGCGGTTTTTAACTGTCCGGGTTTTAACAGGGTGATCAGATTATACAGTTCCATGAGATTGTTTTCCACCGGTGTTGCCGTCAGCAGCAGCAGAAAGCGTTTTTTCAGGGAATTGACCAGCTTCCAGTTCAGCGTATTCCTGTTTTTGAGATGGTGGGCCTCATCTACGATCACCAGATCATACTCGCGCCGTATGACCGCATCCATATTGCGCTTGGACTTGGCTTGATTGATGGATGCCAGTACATAGGGAGCTTCCCAAAATCGGATGCCTTTTTTATTAAAATCCGGATCATCGGTGGATGGAAAGTCAAGCCCGAATTTGGTCCGAAGCTCTTCCTGCCACTGGCTGACCAGCGTCGAGGGCGTCAGGATCAGCGCGTTTTTAACGATCCCGCGCTGAACATATTCTTTCAGAACGATTGAGGCTTCAATGGTTTTCCCAAGGCCGACCTCGTCGGACAAAAGGGCGCGGCCCCGAAAGCTTTTCAGCACCTTGCGCGCTGTCTCCTCCTGATACCACAGAGACCGGACGCCCTGCAGCCCGGAAAGGCAAATGAGGTTTTCAAAAGAATCCCTGAATCGAATCCTGTGCCCTTCCATGGCAAGTTCATATTGCGCGTCGCTCATGAAGCGACCGCTGGACAGGGGAATCTGAAAGGACGCGTCATCCAGGGTAATGGCAACCGGAATATTCGGAACGGGGGCTTTATTTTCTCTTTTTTCCTGAGGCGCAGGTTCTGCAACCGGACGGTCCGGCGCCTTGTTTTTTAAAGGGGAAGGTCGCCGTGCGGCTTTTTGGGGAAGAACTTTTTCCACTTCTTCATATTTCAGTTGACGACGGCAGTATTCCTGAATCTGGATTGTAACGGTCCGGATTTTGCGCATATTAGGAATTTTGATTCCCGCCAGGCGGGGAAGCAACAGCTCGGAAACCTCCATGGCCTGCTGATACTGTCCGCTTTTTGCCAGAAGGTCTAAAAACGGCGGCAGGTAACGATCATCCATCTGGCCGCCGGCGTATAGACGCGAGAGTCCCAAAAGCTGAACTTCGCTGCTGGCCATATTATAGCCAAGCTGGACCATTTCTTCGAGAAACCGTTTGTTGTCGGGGTCCAGTTTAAGCGCTTTTTTTAAAAGAATCAGGGCCTTTTCATAGTTGCCGGATTCGTGAAACCAGTTAGATTCATAATAAAAAAAATCGGCTTTTTCGGAGCGGACGGCAGCGGCGACCGATTGACGTCTTGCTTTTAATTTACTCTTTCGTTTCGCTTTATGTTTTTCAGCTTTTGTTTTGGCCATAACTTAGAAAGAATATCCATGCGTTCAGGATAAATGTCGACTTTTGCCGGTGTATGTCAAATCAGCCAACCGTGAAGGGCTGAGGGCAACCCAATACACAGATGAATATAGATATTCTTAAGCAACATTTTAGAGTCTTTCAATATAAATTTACAATGAGTTAAAGAAAATCCTCAGGCATTCTCCCTAACATTTTATTTTGGCCGTGGCATTTGCCATTAAATTTTGATATAAAGGTTTTTTTTAACGGAAACCCATATTGCTTCGCCAGCCGGATGGATCCTGTGGCGTTTGACGGGGCCCAAAAGGACGAAGCCTTCTTTTCGAATATCATGGCAAGACAGCGCAAAAAGACCGCATCGCGGAAAAGATCTCTCCCCCAAAAGGCGTCACAGGAAAAACCACCGGTTTCCCAGGCGGACCTGGATCGGCTGGAGTTTCACCGAAACGCTGCCGCATTGATGCCGGACTCCAAGGACAAGCATCCCGGCATTGCCATCCAGGTTGAAACCGTCAAGGGGATCGTCGGTCAGCGATTTTGCTCCTGCAGCACCCGGCACTCACAGACCTGTTCCCATCTTAGAGAGATGCCCCGAATTCTTTCGGCATACCGCCAGCAGCTCAAATCAGACACCCCTGCCGATGATTTCAGAGCGAGCTTCTGGCATCGGTTCGCAGAAACAATGACGGATGGATTTTCGGACGGGGCAGATATCGTTCGTCTGGCCGCCGTGCATGGCTCCATAGAGGCGCTGTCAATTATGAGATCCTCGGGCGAACGGCTGTTGACTTATTTTTCGCAGGCGGCGGATCGCTCCCGCTTTCTTGAAAGATGCACCGTTACCGGTGATGATGCTCAGCGAATCCCGACCCGGGGCCATGTGATATCGCAACTTTCCCAGCTGACCCTTACCGAAGACGAATGGATGCTCAGGGACCGTGGGTTTAAAACCCGCCGACAGATCCTGGAAGAAAGCTTTTGGTATAAGATGGCTTACCACGCTTACCGGGAATTTTCGGCCGGTGGCTGCAAGTTCCACCCGGCCATTGAAAAAA harbors:
- a CDS encoding SNF2-related protein, which encodes MAKTKAEKHKAKRKSKLKARRQSVAAAVRSEKADFFYYESNWFHESGNYEKALILLKKALKLDPDNKRFLEEMVQLGYNMASSEVQLLGLSRLYAGGQMDDRYLPPFLDLLAKSGQYQQAMEVSELLLPRLAGIKIPNMRKIRTVTIQIQEYCRRQLKYEEVEKVLPQKAARRPSPLKNKAPDRPVAEPAPQEKRENKAPVPNIPVAITLDDASFQIPLSSGRFMSDAQYELAMEGHRIRFRDSFENLICLSGLQGVRSLWYQEETARKVLKSFRGRALLSDEVGLGKTIEASIVLKEYVQRGIVKNALILTPSTLVSQWQEELRTKFGLDFPSTDDPDFNKKGIRFWEAPYVLASINQAKSKRNMDAVIRREYDLVIVDEAHHLKNRNTLNWKLVNSLKKRFLLLLTATPVENNLMELYNLITLLKPGQLKTASAFRNEFMTKGDPTGPQNRGRLKELLGEVMIRNTRALAKIDIPPRFAQTMRIKPGANEKTLYARITNLVHHINETDRSSNKLLLKNLLAEAGSSPLAVELTLQRLLAGREFLWDHEQEIRAIHTLCRTMGDTEKNKALLKLIRSTQGKKIVFVNYLGTLDHTSAFLSWNDIPHAVFHGRMDNRQKDEEIRSFREEKDILVTTEIGGEGRNLQFCHQMINYDLPWNPMKIEQRIGRIHRLGQQNEVMIYNLCAAESIEDYILDILDRKINMFEMVIGEIDMILGRIREEKDFSDMVYDIWVTSSSEKEREQGFDALTARLTRSKAQYEKTRELDKKLFGENYEL